The Argentina anserina chromosome 5, drPotAnse1.1, whole genome shotgun sequence genome includes the window TTCCTCACTTCCTCGATCGATTGACAAGCGCACATTAACATCACCATTTTGAGGACACTTTGCTTTGAGTTCTTGGAGTAGATTTGGGTTGATTGTTGGATCAGATCCACCTCCCGGGATAAAATTGTAGAGTCTCTTGGTCATGAAGAAGCAGGCTGTTGTCCCAATTGTATGAGCAGCTGCATAATAGTACGTAATAACGATGATCATTAAAAGAAACATTATGCTAATCTGAAAATGACTATGAATCAAAtgaaattcaaatatatatgtacgttATATAGAGAATTTACAGATTTGTTCATAAATGACACAGTTCCAATTTGgtgagcatatatatagagtAGCCACGTTAATCTATCTGTCCTAATAATTCATTGAAAAAATGCCAACTTAAAACATCTAAATCTCAGCTAGTCTTTTCTGTCGACTTGTGATTACTAGCTAATAATGGGGTAGTGCGAAACTGTGAATCTTCCACTGTTGTCAAATTGCATGTATAACCAACCTTTATCATCACTCAACTTGCATGAGACTAAGAGATAATAAGGACTAAttaacagaaaaagaaaagattatACATAATTACATACCACTGAGAGTGACAAGGTCTTTCTCTGAGAGTCCTTTCCTCATGAACTTTGCCTTGAGTTGCTGAATCGAATCACCAACATCCGGCATATCACCGGCCAAGGACAGATTTGAAACGAGGCCATCTATCCGCCCTGTTGGCACCTCGTAACTCGGCCCACCCGCCTCCAATTTTTACAGTAAAACTGTTTAGAATCATACATAAATCATCTAACACAAGAGCAGGTATTTGGAAGTACCAAGGTTATGGCATCTCTAGCAGCCAAGGCCACAATGTCTGCGCAGGAAACGACGCCATGGCATGTAGCCTCCAACCGCGCTTTTGCCTTCTCTATCACCTCAAATCCCCTTACCCCCTGGTGACCAAAGGCATTTTTCTCTGCGTTTTCACCATTGTCTATGAGGATTGAACCATCACAaccctacatatatataaaacaacacaATTAACTCATTGCACTAGGTAGTGCGATCAGAAGTCAAtcaaaaaggagaagaagatagaaaatatatatatatatatatatatatatatatatatattggaacTAGCTCAGTACCTCAACAAAGCAGTCGTGAAAATGGAGCCTGAGCAAGACGGCCGGCATATTGGAATCCGAGCGAGCAGCTTCCCGGACAACTGAAAGAACAATGGCCTCAGCATTGGGGCATGTTTCGTCGTAGAAACCAACTGTAAGCTGGTCAAACTGGCCCTCCGACAAACAAATGCTACCAACAACTAATAAGACCACAATCAAACCAGAGACCAAAGCCATAAGTCTCTGATGAACGCAATAATCTGATCGAGCACGCAAGCTGGATAAGATGAGGAACTGAAGAAGAGACCCTAGCAAGTTAtatgcatacatatatatatatatatatagttatatatttatatgaagAGGCCAACGGTCCCCGGCTGCAGTTATTAAGAAGAAGCTTTTCAACTGACAGCTCTAAGGAAAATGGACTGCAATGTGTCAAATAGAATGCATGAGAATTTGGCACCTTGCTAATTACCGCTCGTTTACCTATCATAGTTATTACTAGTTATTATCTTACGTAATTGTCATCCAAAAAGTCTAAAGGAGTCGCCATCCATGTGAATACTATTCTTCTTAACTTATTTTCTGGGGTAAAcaccgattatatatattatactagTTTGTTCATAGTGCTAACTGCTAAGTACGTACCCAAGAATTAATAAAACTAGCTAGATCGAAATGTAGCAGACAACCCAACTGGAATCACGTACGTTCATGCATATATCAGAATTAGAATCTTTCTCTGTTGGCTTCTTAGAGAGGATGTTCGCACGGTTGTAATTGGGGAAATATCACTTGCAAAAGCCCCACATCTAAAACCAGTTAATTGATTGACAGTAGAAGTTTCCCAGCAGATGTCAACTAAACCAAATGGTGTTATTGCTTTGGAAGAGAGACTTGTATTATGTGATCGATCGATTTATATTAAaaccaaacgagaaatatggATCTAGGTGGTGTTACTAGAGGGATTGATCAATGATGGGATAAGATTGAAACTTGGATCGAGAAAGGCACTTGTCATTCTTGATAATGATCTGTGGAACAATTGAATGCATAGGCCGGCCATATGCCCATATCACTTAATCACTACATATATATCCGACTCCAAAAATGAAtaatgaagaagaagctgTTGAGCCATTTACTTATTGGCATGCATTTCTCCCTATACATCTTGTTTCTTGATTGGAAGGGACAGAAACTATATCACATATACTGCAAAGGTGGTGTTATTTTCCAGAGACCTTCAACGTTGCCTTGTATCTGCTAGTTAAAGAAACAAGCTAATGATGCATGATTTGCTTCGAGAAGTTGCTCTTAAATTGTGGCACCATGGATACCCTGCAAGTAGTTCTGTAGTTGTACATACTTGGCATTCGAAACAAGCATGGAAATTATCCCTTCTTCGAGTCGTTATTAAGCATACTTAAAATCTGCCTTTGAGTAAAGAATAAAACCATAAATGAATTACCTATATTGCATATGATCAAAGACAAGCAATTTTATCGATGCCGTAACCAATTGTCACATATATGATTCATGTTGATCAACAATTTATAACAGAATGTGATTTGATCAGAACAtattgtagacacatgaaatttaatgaagtaaattatcttcgttaaataattaaatcaaccaAGAGCCCGAAAAAATTGCACATgtggccaaaagtcaacaaagttggtgcggatccgaataaaactcgtgtcagcacataaacggatgatcgtaatcgaaggtACGTGATTCTGACGTAAATCGGAAAATTTAATGTCGTTGACGACTCGAAAtagtaatcggacatttgattatattaataaattctttaatggctataattaaatcaattattttctgtttaatttagttatgagaataactaattttcaattaatcggaaaatacatattgatttaattatacaattaaagaaatttattattttaagtgtcattaaaatattctacaaaatggaaactttgacactataaatagcccttcaacatgaagagaagagagggatttttagacttggagaagaaggagagaaatcactcgagcaagaatcactctcgacaaatcccgaagtctctcaaatccacgaagaatcatcaagcggccaaatcgctcgttcttcatcaaatccaaatccaacctcaagtccacgaagaatcatcaagcggccaaatcgctcgttcttcatcaaatccaaatccaacctcaagtccacgaagaatcatcaagcgaccaaatcgctcgttcttcatcaaatccaaatccaatccaaactcaagtccacgaagaatcatcaagcggccaaatcgctcgttcttcatcaaatcaaatccaaatcaaactcaaatcctcaagatcaagtgcatatcacccttgagccaaatcacatacggagatagaatcagaggagttcaccaaagattgtaaccctgcgcttgatattcaataaattacatttatttgtatacgtgtctgcattctcttgcttgttttcagattcgtgttctacaaattggcacgcccagtgggacatttttggcctctcatctccttctccgaagaaatcaaatccgtttgtgcgatggcttccaagaacaaccaagtcGTTCCAACaaagaaatccaagtccacaaccgcgaggtTAAGCAGAGAGGCCGAGCTGATCAAGAAGTCCAACCAAAcatcctccaaatcaaagagtgaaccgattgcccttgtcacccggagcgtggctaCAGCTCAACCCACGACGTTCATAGCACTTTctagtaagcctcgtcaaccagtcatcaccttggagagcttgggagcaatagATCATGCCTTTCAAAGcgggaagaagcaagtgtcaaaggagaaggagccaagtgagcaatctcttctacccgttcatggtgatggccctatccttggagacgttttctctgatgacaaatcatgcacggcatcataccatggaagtcccaaagaagatggccctatcctagaagacgttttctctgatgacgaatcaagcacggcatcataccatggaagtcccaaagaagatggcgataactttcattctatgaCACATGAATCATCTTCTGACAATGCGTAGGTCTTGGTGACGGGGGCATCCACAGtcgaggagcaactctccaatctgttggagatggttgaaaagctcacccgaacagttgaagaaaaggatgtgcaaatccctgagctctatagcaagttggaagatcaaaatgatgagaactccaccaaggGGTCGCCTGGGAGGAGCAAAGTgaatgaaaagggagaaacgttcaagaacgatggcgactcgcttggttccttatcactccagTAATTGCaagacatcatcaccaactcaattcgggctcaatatggaggtccttctcgtgactccatcacttactccaaaccttacacgaAGAGGATCGACAGCTTAAGGATGCCGAGGGGGTATCAGCCACgaaatttccaacaatttgaaggtaaaggaaACCCAAAGCAACATGTTGCCCACTTcgtggagacttgcagtaacgccgggacagaaggcgatcaccttgtcaagcagttcgttcgctcgttgaagggaaatgccttcgagtggtatacagacttagaaccggagtatgttgacagtttggaccaaatggagcgcgagttccttaatcgattctatagtacaaggcggacggtgagcatgatggagctaactaacacgaagcaacggaaggatgaacccgcgatcggctacatcaatagatggcgctcacttagccttgattgcaaggatcgactgtcagaggtgtcagccgttgaaatgtgcatccaaggcatgcactttgatttgttatacatcttgcaaggaatcaagcctcgttctttcgaagagttggctactcgagcccacgacatggagctaagcttggcaagtcataagggaaagaatgaaaccATGGTCGACCAACGAAAAGACAAAGCcttcggaagcagatttgacaagtttgtgaagaagccttccaaagaatcaatggtcatcaatattgcaccggttaagatctctacgcaggataagaaagaatttaataaggtggaacctcctcgaacctacgataggagtaaacgcacgttaaaggagatggagcgaaagacgtacccgTTCCTAGACTCTAATGtggcgggcatgttagaggatctgctcgaaaacaagataatagaaCTTCCGGAGTGCAAAcgtccagaagaaatgcatcaagtcaacgatccgaagtattgcaaatatcatcgcctcgttagtcaccctatagagaagtgctttgttctcaaggatttgataatgaacctcgccaagcaagggaagattgagctGGACGTTGACGACATTGCTGAAACCGTAACATTTGGGTCGTTCGAGCCGGTTCCACTCCATTTTCACCCGATGAAAGCACTGTTCTGTTTCATAAAGGAGGCGCAcgaacataagaagaccaaagaagttaaagaatgtcctgCTTCCACGCCTACCCTccaagttgcctctaatgccgatgatgaaggatggataTTGGTCACCCGAAGAAGAACTCGCAAAGGTATGATGCCAAAATCACCGGTTGCCCGACCAAGTCATAAGAAATCACATCCCCGCATGAAGGATAATGGACGAGGACAATTTGAAACGAAAGTCGTTCCACATTTGCATAAACCTCTTCGCCGGAACTTCTCAATAGAGCAATTGCCTACAAAACAACCAAATgtcacttcaatggccacaagttgtgaagtcagctccaaagGAGATGAAAAGCCTGAAGTAAGAGAAACAggtgcaagtcaagtgttaaagaagaatgaggtgttgaaacaatgggagagtctacctttccaacttagcctctctgacttgatgcaattgccaaaatcaacgagatgcgcacttgtggagttgcttatcgacgtaggaaaacactccacaagcatGAAATAATGTGGCGTGTGTGATACATATTGTGATACCATTCACTTCACGGATGATGACCTCCAATTGGGTtctaagccacataatcggTCTCTTTTCGTGACAGGGTACATGCGAGAGCGGAAgttgaatcgcatgctcatagacggagggtcagcagtaaatatcatgcccaagtcaaccatgtctcaactcggcatcaacgttgatgagttgtcaaggagtcgtctcatgatccaaggtttcaactaaggaggacaaagagcgatagggatgatcagactagacatggacattggagagctaaaatcaaacactttgttccatgtcatcgatgccaagacctcgtacaacttgttgctgggacgaccatgggtacatgaaaatggcatcgtgccatccactttgcaccaatgcttcaagttctatcgcggaggtgtgaaaaTTGTGGTTGGAGATACCAAACCTTTCACAGAAGCCGAATCATACTTTGcagattctaaattctacacagatgaGGAGTCGATGAAAGAAGTCCTTCCGGTCGGAGTACTCGCCACGGGGAAAGGCGCTAAAGTTAGGGAGAATGATgtcaaatcaaaagacattgaACTTCATGGTGAAGTGTCGCAAAAAGTCTCGTCTGAAGTGGCAACATCGTCTGCAGAAAGAAAAGCCAGCCATGCCTCTCCGGTCCTTCGCTATGTtccgaagtctagacgaaGGGAGGGGGAGTCCCCATTTATGGGGAAAAGGTCACAAGATTGCccacgaaaattagaaaaggatgatgtgaaattgttgaaggaggagtcaacattgccattaatAAAAATGAACAACCGAAATCCCACAAAGCAGCCACTAGAGGGGTTTGTCAAACCGATTCAAGGTAAGACGGAACATGGATCGCTacccaagaaaagaacaagtgaaggGTTCGATCCTAACGCATACAAGTTGTTAGAAAAGGCCGGATAcgactttggttcatcaagcaaaaaggACGACCAGGCTGCAGCAAGGATGGTGCATGAGCTCGATGAgtcacaaaagaagttaagagagcaagggcaatagttgattcttctaaagctggtctcggtttcacttcaagcaagccaatcagaatttcaggaaggaggagggcggagcgagccaatgtgcaacatatcagTGTTGACGTAGTTGAAAAGAAGAGTCAAGAGGTTCAGTCAACCCCTCGCATTTCGACGTTCGATCGCATTCGTCCAGGTTCCCGAAGAGCAACATCTGAACGCATTGAAGGTTTAATCACAAGGGTGTCGGTTTTTGACCGTGTGAACATGACAACAAGTAGAGGTTCAGTCCTCAATCGTGTCGGTAGTACAACCACTCGGCCTTCCGTATTCAAGaggatgtcaagttcagacaaagataagaaaatgtCAAACCTCATTTCGTGAAAGCCTGCATTGGAAAGGATCCAAGCGCTTAAAGAACGACAGATATGCAAGAGGAAAACAACTTGTAGTCGAGTGGAGAGCAAAGAAATCCGAAGTCTTATCCCGTCACGAATGAAGAGGCattgtgtgttggaagtggattctacatatcaactcaaagtgaagcaacataccatcatattcactggccAAAAAGGAGATAGCAACACCAGCAACCTTGATGATGACGGTGATGATGACATTGTCgaaacctcttatcatgtCACGGTGGCAGAAACAGATGCCGTAGAGGAAAacgatcatgaagattttgaaattgaactaGACGAAGCTCCTCTAGAACTTGAAGAGGGGAGGGCAAGCCACTATggatgaacttaaggagattaACTTGGGAACAGAGAAAGACCCAAAacctatttttgtgagtgcgtctttaagttctgaagaagaaaaagaacatctTGATCTGTTGCTCGAGTACAAAGATGTATTTGCTTGGACGTACAAAGAAATGCCCGGCCTAGATCCAAAAGTAGCAGTTCATCGACTTGCTGTCAAACCAGTGGCTCGGCCGaccaagcaaacacaaagagGTTTTCGAACAGAacttattcctcaaattgaagcagaagttgataagttgattgccgcaggcttcattagagaggttcaGTATCCCAACTGGATCGCAAACATTGTTcctgtcaagaagaagaacggacaaatccgcgtttgtgtagattttcgTGATTTAAACGAggcatgtccaaaagatgatttccctctaccaatcatagagctcatggtggatgcgacaaccgggcatgaggttttgtcattcatggacgGATCATTAGGTTACAACCAGATAAGGATGGCCTTAGAGGATGAGGAACTCACTGCATTTCGAACTcccaaaggaatttattgctataaggTCATGCCATTCGGGTTAAAAAATGCCGGTGCAACGTACCAACGCGCTATGCAAAAAATTTTCGGTGACATGCTGCACAAGTATATAGAATGCTgtgttgatgatttggttgtcaaaacaaagaaaagaattgaTCACCTGCAAGATCTACGAAGAGTATTCGACAGGTTACGCAAAtaccagttaaaaatgaatcctTTGAAGTGTGCATTCGGTGTCAGTTCCggaaaatttcttggattcatcgtgaagcaccgaggcatcgaggtagaccaatccaaaattaaagccatccAGGAAATGCCAGAGCTAAGAAATTTGCACGAGTTAAAAAGCCTCCAAGGACGACTTGCTTTCATCAGACGGTTCATATCGAACTTGGTGGGCCGCTGCCAACCATTCAgtcgactcatgaagaaagatgttccatttgtatgggataaagcttgtcgcaatgcctttgagagcataaagaaatacctGGCAAATCCTCCGGTGTTGGGTGCACCTATCGCCGGGAAACCTCTTATCCTTTACATCGCGGCTCAAGAGAAATCGCTTGGGGCCCCtcttgcccaagaaaatgaagctaaaaaggagaaagcctTGTACTACTTAAGTCGGACTCTCACTGGACCTGAGCTAAATTATCCGCcgatagagaagatgtgtcttgcactcgtcttcgccattcaaaagttgaggcattacatGCAATCTTACACAATGCACTTGGTGGCACGAGCCGATCCAGTTAAGTTTATATTATCGAAACCAGTTCTAACTGGACGCATGGCTAAGTGGGCATTACTATTGAACCTATACGACATCGTATATGTGCCCGCTAAAGCAGTGAAAGGGCAGGCGTTGGCCGACTTCTTGGCAGACCACCCTATTCCAGCGGATTGGGAAATCTCAGATGAATTCCCGGATGAGGAAGTCTTCCTTGCAGAGGTCCTCCCtacttggaagatgtttttcgATGGCTCATCTAGGGCAGACGGAGCAGGGGCTGGTGTTATCTTCGTCTCTCCACAAAAACAgatattgccttattctttcacCCTTGGGGAATtgtgctccaacaatgtcgcagagtaccaagccttgatcatgggattgcaaacaGCGTTAGAgattgaaatccaaagtctcgaagtatatggagactcgaagttggtgattgatcaactgctcactaattacgaggttaagaaggaagatttggtaccttatttccaacttgccacacaactcttgaagggctttgataatgttacactcatacatgtgccacggaaagaaaatcaaatggcagacgcattggcaaacttggcggcgaccttggcattgtctggagacgaaattttggacatcccaatttgccaaaggtgggtcgtgacaacaaaaccttcactccagtgtgccagttctcatgtagtgtcagttcacaccattgatgttgaagacTTGAGACATCCTTTTATCGACtatcttgagcacaacaagcttcccgaagattcgaagcaaaagtggagcatcaagcgacgagcaccgcgcttcctctactacaaagaaactttatatcgAAGGTCGTTTGACGGAGTACTCCTTCGATGcttgggaaaagatgaagcggtcaaagccatggaagaggttcattctggagtgtgtggagcacatcagtcaggaccaaagttacatttccaagtaagacgactagggtattattggcctGCCATGGTCAAGAattgtatggagtatgcacaaaagtgccaagcttgtcagtttcatgccaacttcattcatcagccacctgagccgttgcatccgacaattgcttcgcacccgttcgatgtctggggaatggatgcaatcggacccatcactccgaaatcatcggctggtcatatgtacattctgGCAACTACGGATTCCTTCTCAAAGTGGGCCGAAGTGATACcgctgaaagaaataaagaaagaaaatgttgtggacttcattactGGAAGCATTAAACAACGCTATGGTATACTGCGatgcatcatcacagacaACGCCAAGTACTTCTCGAATACCGCAATAGAAAATTTAAGCAAGAAATTTCACTTCAAGCTTCACTTCTCTTCGATGTATAACGCTCCAGCAAATGGATTAgcagaagcattcaataaaatgctatgtaacattttgaagaaaactgtcagcaagaagcagagggattggcatgagaaattaggCGAAGCTCTCTGGGCTTACAGAACGACGTATCAGAcagccacaaatgctacaccttattctctcgtctatggtgtcgaagccgtgttaccattagagaaagaaatcccatcattgagaatcgctttgcaagaaggtctcacaaatgaagaaaatgtcaagttgcgcctgcaagagttagaagctttggacgagaagaggcttgacgcacaacaacacctggaatgctaccaagctcggatgtcacacgccttcaacaaaggtgttcgaccacggtcatttcaagttgatgatttagtccttgctgttcgaagacccatcattatgacgcacaagtctggctccaaattcaagtcgaagtgggatggtccttacgtcgtcagagaagtttacaccaatggagcttataaaattgtggcggaagacggtttgaggatcggtcccatcaacggcaagttcttgaagaagtattatgcttgaaaacaaaagaaaatgttcCAAGTCCGCACGAGCATAAACTGCGTAtgacacaaaaacaaaaaaacaaaaaaaatgctccaagTCCGCACGAGCATAAACTGCGTatgacacaaaaaaaaacaaaaaaaaatgctccaagTCCGCACGAGCATAAACTGCATAAGACACAGAAAAAAATAAACGCTCCACgcctgcatgagcttaaactgcataaggcaccaaaaaaaaacccttgaactacgtgatgacttgattctttctttagaaggatacgtaggcagcttaacaataacaatcttaagttcagtcacatcaaaataaaaataagggttTGTCTGCGAAT containing:
- the LOC126795743 gene encoding peroxidase 43, which gives rise to MALVSGLIVVLLVVGSICLSEGQFDQLTVGFYDETCPNAEAIVLSVVREAARSDSNMPAVLLRLHFHDCFVEGCDGSILIDNGENAEKNAFGHQGVRGFEVIEKAKARLEATCHGVVSCADIVALAARDAITLAGGPSYEVPTGRIDGLVSNLSLAGDMPDVGDSIQQLKAKFMRKGLSEKDLVTLSAAHTIGTTACFFMTKRLYNFIPGGGSDPTINPNLLQELKAKCPQNGDVNVRLSIDRGSEETFDIHIMQNIRNGFAVLESDAKLNEDETTSSVIDSYFGFFSPPFGPSFEEDFVESIIKMGQIGIKTSSEGGVRRICSSIS